From one Lycium barbarum isolate Lr01 chromosome 6, ASM1917538v2, whole genome shotgun sequence genomic stretch:
- the LOC132600447 gene encoding heavy metal-associated isoprenylated plant protein 3-like — protein MGEKKSKKNNEGGEKKKSGEVVQKKEGGNGNLIVLKSDFHCEGCVTKVVKAIRSFEGVEKVTCDADSKKLTVIGKVDPVMLREKVEQKTHKHVELVSPIPKKDGKGKDGGGGGGGGGEEKKKQNNKENDSKKENKGEDKKTKEKEPPVTTAVLKVHLHCQGCIQKIQKVVTKFKGYKEMKIDRQKDLVTVTGSVDMKELAETLKKHLKKEVEIVPQKKEGGDKKEKGGGDGGGETGKGGGGGKGKGKGKGGEGGGEGKGKVKDEVVGDGGFGGGEMIMRGDVGNGMQMMQQQVQFGYPYPNMYVPVGPVGPVYPGDQFQNPYPVSVHAPQLFSDENPNACSVM, from the exons atgggcgag AAGAAGAGTAAGAAGAATAATGAAGgaggagagaagaagaagagtGGAGAAGTAGTGCAGAAAAAGGAAGGAGGAAATGGCAACTTAATTGTTTTGAAATCTGATTTTCATTGTGAAGGCTGTGTTACTAAAGTTGTTAAAGCAATTCGAAGTTTTGAAG GTGTGGAGAAAGTTACGTGTGATGCGGATTCGAAGAAGTTGACAGTAATTGGAAAAGTTGATCCAGTGATGTTAAGGGAGAAAGTTGAACAGAAAACACACAAGCATGTTGAACTTGTCTCGCCGATACCGAAAAAGGACGGCAAGGGAAAAGACGGTGGCGgcggtggtggtggaggaggagaagagaagaagaaacaGAACAACAAGGAAAATGAttcaaaaaaggaaaacaaaggaGAAGACAAAAAGACTAAAGAGAAAGAG CCTCCGGTCACTACGGCTGTCCTGAAGGTGCATCTTCATTGTCAAGGATGTATCCAGAAGATCCAAAAAGTTGTTACCAAATTCAAAG GGTACAAGGAGATGAAAATAGACAGGCAAAAGGATTTGGTCACTGTGACAGGGTCAGTTGACATGAAGGAGTTGGCTGAGACATTGAAGAAGCATTTGAAGAAGGAAGTTGAAATTGTGCCACAAAAGAAGGAAGGCGGGGATAAGAAAGAGAAAGGCGgtggtgatggtggtggtgaAACCGGAAAAGGTGGCGGTGGAGgcaaaggaaaaggaaagggaaagGGCGGGGAAGGAGGTGGCGAAGGGAAAGGGAAGGTGAAGGATGAGGTAGTAGGCGATGGCGGGTTTGGTGGTGGAGAGATGATAATGCGTGGTGATGTAGGTAATGGGATGCAGATGATGCAGCAACAAGTCCAATTCGGGTATCCATACCCGAATATGTACGTGCCGGTTGGGCCTGTTGGACCGGTTTATCCGGGTGACCAGTTTCAAAACCCGTACCCGGTATCAGTTCATGCCCCTCAGCTCTTTAGTGATGAGAATCCAAATGCTTGCAGTGTTATGTGA